The window CAGCCATCCAGCAAGCCAGACggccagccagcaagccagccagcaagccttGCACTGACATATAAAAAggcagagtacacacacacacttcctgcacacacacacactaccagcacacacacacactaccagcacacacacacacttcctgcacacacacagtcttgagTGTTACCTCTTGGGACCACATGTTACTAGAGCCACAGTTCCCCCCCTGGAAGtgggacaggaacacacaggtaaacagctGGAATCAGGACACTGATGTCTGCTGCAAGCTCTCCATCCCCAGACACAGCCCCAACCCAGCCTCGACCCAGCCtcgacccagccccagccccagtcccaaccCCAGGCTCACCCTCAGCCTTAGCCCCAACCTCAACCCCAGACccaacaccaccctcaccccgaCCCAACCCCctgcccacctcctctcctcttgacccagactccacccccagcccacctcctctcctctcctcttgacccagactccacccccagcccacctcctctcctctcctcttgacccagactccacccccagcccacctcctctcctctcctcttgacccagactccacccccagcccacctcctctcctgcagtggCAGCCTTCACCCAGACTCCACCCTGGTATCTGTAGCAGATCGGAGAGCGGAAGCTGGAGTCGTACTCTGACCTCACCTtcctggaaagagagagaccgtgagacgcaacacacacaactacacaacacaccacacatctacacaacacaccacacacacctacacaacacaccacacacacatctacacaacacaccacacacatctacacaccacacacacatctacacaacacaccacacacaccacacacatctacacaccacacacacatctacacaacacaccacacacatctacacaccacacacatctacacgacacacaccacacacatctacacaacacacaccacacacatctacaccacacacaacacacacttgaacttgaacttccCTCACCTCAGCGCTCCATGGGAAGGAACAGGCTTCTGAGGGGAgagtgacctcacttcctgttgcgGACTCTCGTTCACCATAGCTGCAACTTCCTGTTGGGGGCTttgcttcctctccttctcttcccttctcttcttcctcttgctCTGATATCACCATGGAAACGAACAAGAATTatcgtctgcacacacacacacacacacacacacttacacacacacctaggggAAGTTTGGTTTACCACCTGTAGAACCAGTGTGGAATACTTGACCTTACAGGAGCGATACTCTCCTCTTATCCTCTTATCCGTCTGTACTCTGTACAGAGTATGTACTCTGTACTCTCCAggaaccgcacacacacacacacgccacacaaaccaacacacacacacaccacgcactaCACATACCACATAGCCTTTATCAAAGTACTAGTAGGCCTGCTTCCTTCAGTGTGGAATGTAGAATTTCTTTCGCTCacagagcagagacacacagagtctTACACACAGTTTTACACACAGAGTCAGTAACTCACACGTACAGTAACTCACATATACAGTAACTCACATGTACAGTaactcacacatacagtaactCACACGTACAGTaactcacacatacagtaactCACACGTACAGTAACTCACACGTACAGTAACTCACACGTACAGTaactcacacatacagtaactACTGTAGTCCACTAAGGACTGTTCATTCGGCCTGAGGCCACTGAAAGCAGGACATCACAGCAGTACTGCTAGTCATACAGCAGTACTGCTAGTCATACAGCAGTACTGCTAGTCATACAACAGTACTGCTAGTCATACAGCAGTACTGCTAGTCATACAACAGTACTGCTAGTCATACAACAGTACTGCTAGTCATACAGCAGTACTGCTAGTCATACAGCAGTACTGCTAGTCATACAGCAGTACTGCTAGTCATACAGCAGTACAGCTAGTCATACAGCAGTACTGCTAGTCATACAACAGTACTGCTAGTCATACAGCAGTACTGCTAGTCATACAGCAGTACTGCTAGTCATACAGCAGTACTGCTAGTCATACAGCAGTACTGCTAGTAATAACTGGGAATTTCTCCCTTCCTTATGATCCTGTTGTACCAGTCTCGCAAGAGACTGCACCCAAAATTAAAAAAACGGTGTCGCACCCAAGGTACTATGTTgtgtttacattcacatttagcagacgctcttatccaaagcgacttacagtaagtacagggacattcccccgaggcaagtagggtgaagtgccttgcccaaggacacaacgtcattatgcacagccgggaatcgaaccggcgaccttctgattactagcccgattctctaaccgctcagccaacagtaaaaatattttcagttggtagatggtactgtttgaatcgcgattccatctgaaatactgccggtgacaacgttacaatagcttgtttcaaatggGGTTCTTAATGagttatgcaatatgagtaggctaaatgcttgaaaatatcactagaaggggaaaacttaaggggatggacccacctgcaaccgacgcaagcaagcacaccctacaatttccacagaaattgtcCCCTCTTTAGTTATGATTGATTTAGATTTGATTATTGATATAACAATGATTATGAACCTATTTAGATTAAATAATAATGATTATTCTCACTAACTAGTATtgtgttattgttattattattattgatttaCATTAGATTACATAATTGTTAAATTATCAAGCCTCGTATCTAGACCTCGGCCAATCATAAGAGTGGACGTTATTCTACCTTCCCTGTCCCTGCTATTCTGGGGTGTTCCGCTACCTTGGCCGGCTTCTCAGGGGAAACGTCCTCCGGTTGGAACAGCGTGGCCTCCCCGTGCTCCAGGGTCCGGCGGTACCGTGGGGCTCGCGGCGGGGGGGAACCTTTGAAGTTACGTTGGTACTCTGTCTCCACCGTTGCTGGGCGGGGCTTGGCCGGCCGGACAGTCTTGTGGCTGGGCTGCAGCACCTGGGACAGatgtgttagcatgttagcatgcTCCGTTTACAAGCCATTGCACTTTATGCTAGCTAGCATGTTAGCATGCTACACATTGTACATTGTGCTCCATCACAACCCTTTTTAGATCCTGCCGGCATGCTAGATTACAACACATCATCCTTCATGTTAGCATGTCAGCATACAGTCTAAagccccagcagacagacagctctctaGCACCCTCTGctggctgagggcagagaaggcGACCAGAGGGCCAACCTCCAGGGACTGCATGGAGGATTGTAGCGGTTTCATCTAGGTGTTATTAAGATGCTCACCTGTTCTGCAGCGAGCAGAAAGGCACCGTCCGGTTCTACAGGTGTTCTCACATGTTCTCCAGAAGGTTCTACAGGTGTTCTCACATGTTCTCCAGAAGGTTCTACAAGTGTTCTAATATGTTCTCCAGAAGGTTCTACAGGTGTTCTCACACATTCTCCACAGGGTTCTCCAGGTGTTCTCACCTGTTCTGCCGCCAGCAGGGGGGAGCGAGCCGCGGTGGTTCTCCACAGGAACTGCCTGCTGTACTCAGAGCTGTGGAGCCCCGCCCTCCGACCTGACGACCTCAAACCTGCCTTCCTCCTGAGCACCTGATGCACCTGGTCGATAACACCATCAATAACACCATCAATAACACCATAAATAACACCATCAATAACACCATAAATAACACCAACACAATAAATAACATGAATAACGTGTTATTCAGTGCTCACAGACCTCATTCACAGCTCCACTCTGTCCTTCCTCCGTCGCCATGGGAGGTCTGCGCTGTGCCTGGCCAATCAGGGcacagggtgggggtgtggggtgagacTGGGGGCCAGGGGGTCTGGGGCCCCGGGGGGCCTCTGGGGTCTGCACATGCTctggtgaggctggggccagggaTGGGGCTTGGGCCAGGGAGGGTCTTTGAGGGTCTGGGGCAGGtcctggggcaggagagggtctttgaggggctggggcaggtcctggggcaggagagggtctTTGAGGGTCTGGGGCAGGtcctggggcaggagagggtctttgaggggctggggcaggtcctggggcaggagagggtctttgaggggctggggcaggagagggtctATGAGGGGTGCAGGGTGAGGGCGTGGCTGTTCCCTGACGGGGGTCTGAGTCCCAGATGAGGGAGCTGGACACCAGGGGAAGGTGCTGGTGGGACAACACCTTCCTCCTGGCCAGGAACTGAGGCTCTCTGATGatgcctggaggacacacacacgcagacacactcagATTATAGAAATGTTGtacacaaaaaaaatacaaaactggaAGTAAATATATAAAAGACTGCATCATTGATGAAAAAGACGTTTCGAAAGGTTTGAAAATATTTGTGAAAAATGTTTAGAAAATTTTTTTTGGGTGTTGTGAACAAATATTTTCTAAACAAagttacaaaataaaataaagagtttgcatcattgatgaaaaagtttagaaaggttgaataaatattttcgaaaaaagttGTGGAAGAAAAGTTTCAAAgaatttttaattattattttttaaccaaaagttttgaaaagtttaaaaaaaaaattcgaaaaaaaaggtttggatcattgatgagtacttaatAACAAATCTACTATATTATTGTactattgtactctgctttactctCACACTGCAGGTTTAAATGAAAACttgcccccttcccttccccacaGACACAAGCCCACAGacagtctgtcacacacatcctcacccaGCTCGTCAGAGCGTAGACCTGCCagggcaggggggtggtggggagaggtGCTCCTGGACCGAAATACCCGCCCAGCCTTGAATTTATTCTGATACTCTGTAGTTccctgtggaacacacacacacgcgcacacacacacgcgcacacacacacgatattaCAGACAGTATCACGGTGAACCGTCCATTTAAAGTCAGTAGACTCCAGCTGCAGGATATCTGCCTGTGTACCTAATTAGCTATCTGGTTCCAGGTTTAATATAATCAGACTGATCGAAGTGGTATTACTATTATCTGGATTATACTAATGCAAATCCTGTGCAGTAGCCTAAGCAAAGCGCTATTCTCTCTTTCGCTAAAGAGGTTAATTTTATTGTTATGGCTTGCTAAAGTATGCTGCGTTGGACTGTCGCCACAGATCCATGATAATTGTATGAAACGTACATTATGTTGCTATTTTCGAAAGTTCTTCTATCGACGTGATGACGtaaaagctagctactgtagtttgCTAACAAACAGGGTTGTAACTGGTGCTTAAATAATTTTGATTCTGACGTAAAAATTATGTCGTTTCATTATTTACCTTGAAGTGCACCGGCATTTTCCTAAAGTATTAGCCGACTTCGGGCTTACGGAGAATTTGTGATCTTTATAAAGCAATTAGCTATCAATCTAATGTTGTTTCTGCAGGAGTCGGTTAAAGTAAAGCCCTCGTTGCCTTGGCAAAGCTTGAAGCGTCTTGACGTGCGCATGCGTGTTCAAGGCTTTTCACCACAATAAAAAAAAGCGTTAGTTGCATGCGCTGCTTACAAATGCCGCTAGATGCCGATGTTGTTGAATTTTTTGGTAGCAAACGTCTGACTGATTCATCAACTTTGAggtcctcgtcctctctctctttctccaatctatttttctctcagtttctatctcgctctgtctctctcacacacactctgtctctctctctatgtatggCCAGGGTTCTCTTTGTTTTGAAGGAGAGATGACCCATTCACTCCATGAGGAAACCAAATACCAAATGactcactctaacacacactcatacacatgacacaatcttacacacatgcacacagaaacaccaacacacaggcgCCTGTTGATTCCCCCCTCCGTTCTAATCAATACTCTGATTGTGAGGCgttctgacacaaacacactctgtctgggtctgaccgggggtcagaggtcacaaagaGACTCAATTCACccgctggaggggaggggaggggaggggaggggaggggaggggaggggaggggaggggaggggaggggaggggagaggagaggagaggagaggagaggagaggagaggagaggagaggagaggagaggagaggagaggagaggagaggagaggagaggagaggagaggagaggaggggaggggaggggaggggagaggaagggaggggaggaagtgaaTGTTTATTCTGTTAATTATCAGTGGATAATTAGAAGGTGAACATGCTATTGATGCCCCAGCTGTAACCTGGCAACAAAGGCTTTGATATCCCTCCtcctcggagagagagagagagtgagagagagtgagagagtgtgtgagagagagagagagagagagagagagagagagagagagagagagagagagagagagagagagagagagagagagagagagagagagagaagatgagacaTCTCTCAACCTCCTCTGGACAGCAAAATTattaacacagtcacacattactaacaaatacacattaacccatacacacatacatcaacacaatcacacacattactaacacatacaagcacacattaacagtgtgtgtatatgtgtgtgagtgtgtgtgtgcccgtgtgtgtgtgtgtttgcgagggATCAGGAGTGGGCCTCTAAAGACACTCATGTTTCTCAGTAACCTTCAGACACAAACCTTCATAatcttcatcctcttcatcctcttcatcatctttgtcttcatcctcctcatcctcctcatcctcctcttcctcctcatcctcttcctcctcatcctcctcatcctcctcatcctcctcttcctcctcttcctcctcatcctcctcatcctcgtcctctttctcctcttcctcctcttcctcctcatcctcctcctcttcctcctcatcctcctcctcttcctcctcttcctcctcttcctcatcctctttctcctcatcatcctcttcctcctcatccataTCACTGGCTCCTCAGATGTCATTCATATGGAAATCTGTTGTCAAGGAAACCAAACGTGAAACAAACAATGGATCACAGttatgattatgtgtgtgtgtgtgtttgtgtgtgtgtctgtgaacgtgtgtttgtatatgaacgtgtgtgtgtttgtgtatgtgtgtgtgtgagcaatggTTCAGATCTCTGTCACCAGAGTTGCATCACACAGAAAACGCCCATCCTTTTTTATCAGCTCCATCTGCTGCCTTCATCTCCTGTTCCCACCTCATCACCCCTGACCTCATCACCCCTGATCCCTGACTCCTGACCTCATCACCCCTGACCTCATCACCCCTGACCTCATCACCCCTGACCTCATCACCCCTgatccctgacccctgacctcattACCTCTGACCTCATCTCCCCTGACACCTGACCCCCCTTAGCATGGTGGTCACAGCAACATAGAGAAAATAGTTATTTTGCGACGAAGACTGAAAAGCCTACATTTCCATccaggaagaaaggaagaaagacaggaaggtGTTACTAAGAATAGCGTCCCTCAGAGAAGCTCCGCCGGTTCCTGTGTggagtgtctgtctgggtggagcCAACacaccccctcctgctctcacatCCCTGATGCAGAGACACACTACAGCACTGAAGAATGGAGACTTTGATAGAATAGTACTTTAGTCTGTATACTTTAAG of the Osmerus mordax isolate fOsmMor3 chromosome 17, fOsmMor3.pri, whole genome shotgun sequence genome contains:
- the mdm1 gene encoding nuclear protein MDM1, with amino-acid sequence MPVHFKGTTEYQNKFKAGRVFRSRSTSPHHPPALAGLRSDELGIIREPQFLARRKVLSHQHLPLVSSSLIWDSDPRQGTATPSPCTPHRPSPAPAPQRPSPAPGPAPAPQRPSPAPGPAPDPQRPSPAPGPAPAPQRPSPAPGPAPDPQRPSLAQAPSLAPASPEHVQTPEAPRGPRPPGPQSHPTPPPCALIGQAQRRPPMATEEGQSGAVNEVLRRKAGLRSSGRRAGLHSSEYSRQFLWRTTAARSPLLAAEQVLQPSHKTVRPAKPRPATVETEYQRNFKGSPPPRAPRYRRTLEHGEATLFQPEDVSPEKPAKSKRKKRREEKERKQSPQQEVAAMVNESPQQEVRSLSPQKPVPSHGALRKVRSEYDSSFRSPICYRYQGGVWVKAATAGEEGGNCGSSNMWSQEVQELRNKAEAYRKRAWGTHFSRLHLNQILSEQTHLWEPSTSSTSLSPTIEALDLARVGSSSSAGPLTPGSSRKSSTGGAEAPGPPGPPGPPTLPVQRKLAWQEEQEEQEEQEEQEEQEEEYDEEEGRLATPQMKIRPKQRTHHDRTTPATGGALLVSPPKQKRGVCESDAPLGEPLSPYRHLAVRTPQKHPHQAGSPPGGPSAAGVATVDPLPLREEACSGQSPPQSLSQDPPASRPPKKAATSLRPPHPGPPPANRIQGTLRNPEFQHNGNLGVRMSEVMLVRPGAATSEDEDRMSEMSWRSAGSCAMATAVLERAQKRREEFWGKR